The DNA sequence TATACTTTCTTATTGGGATATGAATCTTATAGTTTTATAGATACCATAATATGACATATATGGTTTAATACGTATATTGTATATTCACGAGTAATAGAAGAAACAAATGTGACAAAAAAAGTCGAAAGTTTAAATTCTTCCTCTTGTTGAACTTAAAATGGGGACTTAATGAGAGAGCAAAGTTTGCAAATTATTAGATTTGCTGTTGACATGTGTGTAGgcagaaaatgaaacaatgaatatgaagaataataatataattagtAGTTTTAGATTATGCATGAATCATATCCATCATCTTGAAGTTAGATGTTGGAGGCATCTTTCAGAAGAAATATACACATTTTCAAGCAATTCGTACAGGTACCTTTGGAGAATAATACCTCGTATGTATCCAACCAATCCTTTAGCAGAGATCTGAGTaactgaaaattaaaaaagaaatgaaaagaaaagaaaagaaaggaaaagaagaaaagctcTGAATAACGAATAAACGTTGCACTAAACTCAAATCTTGTGCCACAAAGTTGCAATTTCTCTAAAGTTAATTGTGTGTGTCTAAAAGCATATCTAAAATTGACCGTTCAAACTAACAAAGTAGGTCCCCAGCTTACTCTAActatactttaaaaaaaaaaactgacgTAATTTAAAATGCCCAAAAGCACACGCATGTGTTGCAAATAACACTTTATTGTTGagatattcaaaaaaaaaaaaaaaaaaaaaaaaaaaaaaaaaaaNAAAATTACAATGTTCAGTAAGAATATTTCTCCAAAATACAAACGTCCTGAAATTGCTTTCAGAACATGAACTTTCTTCAAGATAAAACTGTTTTAACTGAAAATACATCACTATTAGATAGAAGGAATAAAACATGGCATCAACAGAGATCAGGTATTAACAAAAAGGTGCTTGCTCAAATGTACTAATTATTGAGAAAGATAAACTGGACCTTAATGCTTTTCCTTGTTTTCAGAAATCAGAGTGACCGTACAAGGCTTGAAGACAGCAATTCCTATGTTCGATGCCAGTCTGCCAGACTAGTTTGATTCAAAAGAAGCGATTGGTCACTTTGACTTAAACTTGCTGCTGACAGAATCATAGCTGGAACATGACTAACTGCAGAAcagtatataaataaatagttatatcGAGAGCTAATAAAACAGTTCTTTTTTCCGgaaggaagaaagataaaCATGACTACTTAATTGAGCATGATAAGTAGGCGATTGTCAATGGAGAAGAGAGAAGTTTTTGTGCAATTGAAGCTATATCCTCCAGAGCGTCCGCAGCTTTCAAAGATAATCACTTCACATTATATTTGCAACTTCTAACAGATCTTAAGAAATTAACACTCTTAACTAAGGCCAGAATCCCTAGAGTGTAAGTGCGTAACCAGGAGGCATGATATATATCATTTAGAAAATGTGAACAAATGATCATGTAACAGAATGCAGTTCAATGAGGGAAAACAGCATAACTAAATCTCAGATCTTTGGAATAGATTTACCCTCCTAGTACAAGGGAAATGAATTAGAAATGAATGGGCCATGGTGCATCAGAGTAAGACTACAATAAATGATTTAGACCGTACCCTTCACCATATGTCAAAACTTGTTGACCTATGTCCTCTGAAGCAACCACCTACAAGATACAATTCCGCAACCACAATCAGTGGACACATTCTCAAAGAttaacattttcaaaaactgtattatttttatttcatcaacCTAAGATCCAGGCATGGTAAGGCCAACGAGAAGAAAGTACAATGATACATACCCTGGATTCCAAATTCATTAGCACAGATGAGTTTATTGACTATTTGGCACGATCTAGCTGCCCCTGTTCAACTGTAAACAGGGATATGTTATCAGTGATCTAGATAAAATGGTTCTTGTGGAAATGCTAGAGAAGAGAGAATCACAAATGACCTTTTTCAGGCGTTGCAATGGCTAACAGTTCACTAGCTGCAATATGGAAGGATTTTGGCACGAAATTAGAACCCTCAAAAAAGTATATCATCAACCTAACAATTCTACCATCAAGATCAACACAGTGATTCTGCATTATATCATGTTAAATATCAATCCAAAGAGAATCATTACAGTAGTTGCTTGGATGCCAAATATGCCAGTGTTATTGTAAATACTGCTGAATGCTGAAATCGATTGGACCTGTGGATACTCATTTAAGACCTGAAGATATGCTTACCACATCGATAATTACAAAGAAGTTAACACTAgaaaacatacaatatgcgtaaattaagaaataaacatGCAGAAGAAGGTTATGTCTGTCTAGAAATAATTGCATAATAAACTATCTATATGACCTGACTTGGCAGGCGTGAGGACAATATTTTGTCATGCAAGTATAGGAAATACAAATTCCTCCCTTCAAACCCCACCCCCACCacccaagaaaagaaaaatatctcaGATGTATGGCCGTCAAAGTCAAAGAAATTTAGGACTTACACGACCGAGAGCTCATCCCCTTTCCAGGTCCACCAGCTGAAAAAGACCCTCCACCTCCCTTCAAACCCCAccccaagaaaagaaaaatatctcaGATGCATGACCGTCAAAGTCAAAGAAATTTAGGACTTACACAGCCGAGAGCTCATCCCCTTTCGAGGTCCACCAGCTGAAAAGGACCCTCCACCTCCCAGTAGCATCTAAGAGATGAGATACATTATTGCCTTTGTCTTTTCACAGTTAAAAAGTGCAAAATGGACTAAACAACTAATGGTGTATGATCTAAACCCTCATGTCATAAAAATCACTTAAGCACAATAGATATCCATTGTTAAGACCTGAAGAACAGTTGAGGCCATAGCATCCTTCTCCTTATGCCAGCCGCCTGGGAGTTCAAATGCAAGAGCAAAATGTGTCCTCCCGTCCTGAAAGAGAACAGTTAACGAATGATGCCTGGAAATGAAGGCTGGATGCTAGAGTATACAATATAGATGATACACACCCCAGAATCACCTTGATGACGATAATCGCCCCCATTGTACACTGATTTTGGCACCTCACGAGGAACACTTCGAAGGTCAGATAGAAGTGGTTCAGCAATGGATAAGAGCTACTCGTGTTCAACGCCAGATGCTGCAAGTAATATCCGAGTTACAGTATAATTTTCCTGAAGGCAGAAGCATGACCAATAAAGAAGTAACatcatcaaataattaattataaaaataaatatgatattataatcTCCTACTCAACTTACATCAACAAATTTCTCCAAAACTGTACCACTCAGACTATCTATAGCAGACTCGGGGGCTAAAAGAGAATTTGCCAAGGCACCAAAATAACCAACAGcatgttaataaataaacataattcatCATTAATTATATGGGTGCACATAGacagattttgaaaaaaccaAATCTATGGGTGCACATGGGTGCACCGGTGATGTTTCTGATGCTACTCTTACACCATTTGGCAGAGTTGAGATTTTCGTCTTACTAGGTTCAACATAATCTGGCAATGGAGACGGAAGATTCACATCCGACAGGGGAAAGTCTAGTGGAGATGATATAGAACGGTCTCGAAGCAACCAGCCAAAGAGACCCCCAGAAGATTTGTACTTTTGAGGCAACAGCACTAGAGCTGGCAAATCTATACAGCCCATTGTTTCATGTTCGAAAGCAAAATTATCATCATTATCCATCGAAGCATTTAATTCCCGAGGTCTTATGTAGATGCAATATCATATTTCAAGCCATGTTAGACTCAAAAGCTCAATACACAAGCACGTCTCTGCAAAGATCTTATACCATGCACAGTACTCGAAGAATTATAACTATTGTTCATGTTTCCACTAATTTAAACAATGACAAAGACGAGCATTTATACAAATATTAACCGAATCGCCGTACAGAATAAACCAACAAGAATTGAATAGTTACAAATAGCCGCTATATTATTAACACTCGAGATATAAGAAGTCACTACAATTAAATCAATAACCTAGCAGCTCAACATGCCGAAAGACTTCGACGCTGTTATCCTTCACCATAGAGAATACAAACACTCACTTCAGCTCCAATCtggtttcttaaaaattacaattcgACGAAACAAACTATAAATCACGACGTTCACTTCGAGAAAGCAGAAAGACTTCCATAAAATGGAATTCAGATCcataacaaaagaaactcacaaTTAAAAGCCAAATCATCGAGAACGACCACATGCGATATACCGTTCGATTGCATTCAGATGCGCATTGgaacaaaatatgaaaaaaagaaaaatcaagtttACTAACCATTAGAGACCTGATTCGTGAAGCTGCAGCTCTGTACATGATGATCGAACACAGTATCTCTGCAAAGCGCTTGGTAATTGAGCGCCAAATGGCAAATATGCCCAAAGTTGAGGAATTCGCGCGAATGCAGAACAGGAAATTGTGATGCGGTATGTTGACACGTGCGTACTTCAATTACCTATTTATAGGCTTaggaataattttaaagtagttaaaatatttaattttagtcaCGCTGAAAACTATTTtgagaattcaaaataattttaatattttaatatttggttgtatgtttttaaatgcgcttcaaaattatattcaaacaCGTTCTACAAgacaatattaaattataagttcaactaatgttttttcttatatatttaatatttttttaaaaataaataaaactattatatataaaattaaatttggtatataataaaaatgaactttaaatcaactaattaaaatatatattaaggattcataaattttaaaccataaaatttgtccaaaaaaaaaaattacaagccTATTTGGCGTAAAATTAAAACGAAGAGGACGACGAGCCCGTTATACAAGGCCTTTGAATTTCCCGTCATGCCTTGTATAAAGTGTTTCATGGACCTATTATGTTGAACCTACTCTTACACGATGAATAAAGTGTTTCATGGATCCCTAGATAGTTTGTGGTTGCAGCCCGATCATAggaaaacataaaattcttTTGGTACGAAAGATAGTAAGATTGAAATCATACAAGATGGAAACGTGTAAACTTAAATCATCGATGATCgtgttgaagaagaatcatGGTTGGAGTTCAACTCCAAAGCGTCAAGGTACCTTTAAAGAGTTCGGAAGATAATGATGGACCCGAGATTGTTGATGTGaccaaatcaaatttcaagtAGAGACCGACGCATCGGTCTCCTTCAAGATGGTAATTCCATGCATATGAGTCGAAAGTAAAACGACACAGGCAATATGTTTTAGGTCTATAAACTCATAGCCAACCTACACCCACATGCACAAAATCAAGCCTTACGCTCGGTAGGTTTCATTTTTCGGCCTACCCTGCAAGTCGGGTTCGACAAGCAGTTCTTGTTGCAGCCAAACCGCCCCCGAGCAAAAACCCTCAGCTGAATGTTACTCAAAAACCATCACAAAGCTGAATGCAAACCATCACAAAGTTCTAATTTATGTTCTACAAAGAATGCTAGTAATCACAGTAACtaccaaaaaaattcaaaccatatatatatatatatatatatatcgttCTTACGAGTAATACCGTCTCGTAAACCCGGTTCGTCAGCCAGTTTCTTCAGGCAAAAGTGGAAACAAAACAGTCTAACaatctataaaattaaagctTCCATTCTTGCAGAGCTCTGAAAAACACAAACATTCAGCATCGAAAACGGGAACAAAGATGACAACGGTAGACGAATTCATAAGATTATATGGTAATAATACATTTGAGACATATCTAACAACCATCGAAGCGGGACACGCTATAATATGTACAAAAATACACACGGGGCGACGAAAAAATATTGGATAGAGACTAACTCAACAATTTATGTATATGTAAGGGTAAACAAAAACTATGCAAATTTTGACTAGGACCATAAGTTCATACCTTTGCAAACTATACTATACTATCCCTCaatacaaacaaattaaattataaaaaatcaatatgaTGTGTATCAATCCCATTTACCTATCAATGCACGGTTTTTCACGTCTGCCAGAACGCATCCGGGTCGTTGCTATACAATGAGAAGTCCTGGATTTCCTGATTCGCGACGTGCCAATCAACGAGTCGTGCTTGAATAATTTTGCAGAGTGCCAATCCAGCAGGAAGCATCCACCATTCACTATCATCCCTGCATTTTCGACAATTGCGATCGAAAAATTAATACTTCCTCTAATGACGAGACCgaaaaattgatttaagtCGACTCACATGCTAAAATTCCAGGTCTGAAAGCTGGGATTTTTTCGATTTGAACggtataaataattaattaacccACAAACGAAAGCAACTACCTGCACGACACGACAAATagccaaaaataaattcaGATCTATATCTCCGAgctgaaattttagttaaaaatgGCGGTCGAGAATTACTCACAACATTAATCATGGACGTGATGTTCCACAGACCATATACACGTGCCAGACCTGCTGAGCGTCGAGGTCCATGACTGAATAAAGCATTAATCCCAGCAGGAAAAGGCGATAGCAGACCGAGAGGAAGGACGAAGAGAAcgagaaagaaatagagaagAGAAATGGAGTACATCTGTAACAATGTGAGCAAAACCAAGCTAAAATCTCCTAAGAGAATCATGGAGATTACCAGACCAACAAGATCCTGAGGGAACAAGACGATGGAAATCGGAGTTAGAATGGCATTATCGAAAGGTATAGCCGAATTCGAACTTCAGTAGAACAACCACCTGATGGCCAACCGGTTTAGTATTGTAGATCGTGAACGAGAGCGGATAAGATATATCCCTCTTCTCTTTAAGAGCTTTCAGGCTCTTTGCCTGTATAATTCCACCCAATATTCGTTTCTGAACCATCTTCTGCTCggttatttttaattggtcAAATGGCTTCTTATCCATACGTCTAGGTGAACTGCACGTGTCGACGGggacaaatttcaaataaaccGTTAAGCAGCAACAGAGGAAGTtagattcaaaattattaccaTGACTGTCGCTCGGACAGTAATAATTTACGTTGGCCTTCAGCATATGGCTGCACGATATCGTTCTCCAAAGCAGATAACAATAATCCGAATTGGCAATATCCAGAAGCGGTGGGCTGAAACCAGGCAAGATCGACCCTCACACTATAAGCACATAGAGTTGGATTAGCATGTGTTTCCAACCAACCAACTACATGGTCAAAAGTCTTCTTCAGGTGTCCACAACGAACTAAGCGTAGTTGAGCATTGAGTCCAGCCACAAGCCGATACCAAATCGTCGGTGGAATAGACTGAGAAATCATTCGTTTATAATCGTATTGAATAGCTTATCGAAATGAATGAATTCTCAACTATAAGTCGATATAATTGACAAACCTGGCCCATTAACGAGGTCAGAATATTATCGCTGTGTAGAGTGAAAGGAGCCATGTAACTTCCATCTCCCCCGAAGATTACTGAGACGGGTAATCTTTGTTGAAGACGAGGAAGATCAACTCTCTTTTCATCTCCACCGAGGAAGAAATCCACATACGCAAGCATTAAATCAGGAGTAGCAGTAACCTGAAGTAACAAGTTATTAATGAAAGAACGTGGTATAATTCGTATACGTTCGATTAAAAAACGGTATCAACTGAATTACaaaagtaaattatatttgtaaagTCCGTTCGCCACGAAAGTATTGCCCTGGCAAACATTATCAATTCAGGTGTCGAACAATCGACGTCATTCAGTTGACCAGAATGAGAACGTTTTAGTTGACCTCAATGAGAGTATTATTACATACAGCTTTCCTAGCAATTATCTCAATGCATTTGATAACATAATTTGTGAACGTTTACCTTGAGACCTTCATAAAGAGCACGTGAACGGCAAGAACGCAGGCAAGAGTGATCATATTCAGAGCGAACATACTCGCGAAGACGTTGCACCTTCTTTTTCCGACAGTGTTGTAGCCACGACCATGCCAGTGGATAGGAAAGAATAGAAAGAATACTGTAGATTGATCCTTCCCACCACTGATAAGTAGCTAAATCATTTATCTCATCCACAAATCTATTAAATGCATCTTCAAATCTGCCAAGTAAAACACGTTCTCAGACGATGTTCATCATACACTCGGAAAAAGTTCGAATCAAGCAGAAATTGAACCGGTCTTCGCTAAAgaaatctgaagatgatgatctCCGAAATATCATTCACctacaaaagaaaagtgaGAATGCTTACACAATTTCTGCTACTTGTTCGGGAGGGGAGTGAGAAAGGTGCCACGGTTCACTGAAAGTATTCGGGCCCATGAAATACATTCTATGCACGTGACTTTTGGATTCCTCCGTTCGATTTGTTTCCAAAACCTGAaagacaaaattatatttaaaactaactCAAAATTCCTGCTTCCACAAGGCTATTCAAGTGTCAAGTTGAAGGCAGACCTCATTCAAGGACTCCAGGAAAGGAAAAGAGTAATCTATTCTAGAACCTTGTCGAACCGGTACCGTTGCTGGTAATTCTTCCCCGCCAACATATTTCATACGTGCAACACTTAACACCAAGGCTAAAAGGATGAGGAGTCCAACAAGAATAAGACAAAACAACCAAGGACCTCCGAAAGCATATACCAACTCTTCTAGAGCTGTATAACATTGCGGCATGTGATATCGGTCGGAAATGCATTTGTAGGGACAAGGCCTTTCAGCAACACCACCTATTAGAAGCattcaaacttttctttttagaataaGATAAAGCATTGTGAAAcgttttcttcaaaatttctcacaaaagatgaaaaatttatatagCTTCTTTAGCCTTTAACAATCATTTAGTCCTATTTCCCAGCATATTTTGATTTATCTTTAATAGATCGGTTCTCCCTAGCGAACCGAGCTATTATCTCTCCATCTTTAAACACCCCGTGAAAGTTGTGAGCCTAGAGAAGTCTATTCCAGAATTTTTTGGAAAGGCGCATCCAAAGAAAGTGGGAGCATCCTGGTTAACTGGAAAACTACTTCTGTTCCTACTCGTAAAGGGACCACGGGATCGGTAATTTAAAAAGAGAGAGTGGAGGTTAATGAAAGAAGATGATGCTTTGTGGAAGGAGGTTTTCGCTCGAAAATACTCTTTTAAGAAGAGAGATTGGATTCCGAAGCCTCGTGGGCTTAACAAAGGTTCTTGGAAATCCATCTTTCGGGCCTGTTATACATCtgacaaatggtatcaaagcaaggGTGACGAGCTCGGGAGGATAAGTGGATGAATGACTGAGCCCTTAAGTCCTCTTTCCCTAGAGTTTCTAATGTTGCCTCGTTTAGAGAAAGAATTTGATGACGATGGAACTTTAGAATGGATCGAGTTCCATGGCCTAATTGAGACAAAGCGGAGGATTCTAAGTCATGGATCCTTAATAGAGGCGATCGGTTTTCCGTCAGCAATCTAACTCCCTAAACTTTGTGAACATCTAGCTCCCATCAACATTGATATGTCAAAACCGATTTCGGGACTAAAGTGCCCAAAAAGTGAAAGACTTCCTAAGGGTTTTCTGTCAAGGGAAGAAATACATGGGATGTTCAGCAAAGAAGGCGGTCGACTTGCTCCATGTCCCAAAACTGGTGTGCTGTGCAGATCGAACGAAGAAAATCAGAACCACCTCTTCTTTTAATGCTTGGCGGCTCACGACGCTGAGAAAACTTCGGCTTGAATGGAACCGAAGGGTCTTCAAAGTAAATGCAACTAGCATCAATGAGTTATGGGAGTCTATTAAGCTCTTTGCTTCATATACAGGCTAATTGGAGTcctttttttaaccttttgcCTAGTGGGGATATCTCATCTCCCCTTATTTGTATATTCTTCATGGTATCAATACatattctttgattcttataaataattaaaaaaatgttcctGAACCCCGAAAAGAGTATAACTATTAATCAATAATGATCACAGCAAGACCATACCTCGAACACTAACATAAATGCCTCGGTTCGGAAGCTCATGAGTCGGGCACTTGGTACACAGAGCTCTATCAGATCCAGTGGCATTCTTAAATGTTCCAAGGGGGCATTCCTGCAGTCTCATTTGCAAAGCATGGACAAAAGAATAAGTAAGATGTATTAAAGTGGCCATCaaattgtgaaaattttaGGACATACAAAAACGTTAGGCCCGTTGGGCGGTGGGAGGGCCTAAAATTACATCTAGAATGATGACGAAAAGTTATGACCTGAGACACTACCTCACAAAAGATACCATACAGCCCTCTGGGGCAGGCCTTTCCGGTGATAGTGCCGTTTTCGCCATCAGAACCATGATAGCTTCCTACGCCTCCCCTGAAACAGATTAGAGCAGAAAAACAGCTAAAATCCTCAATGAGtaactcaatttttaataatatgatcatcaaattaaaaacttattcAAAGTCGTATAATTATTTGTTGAACCTATCTACCCAGTTGGATGTGTTCGAAAAAGCTAATCGTGAGTAAAGATAACTAATGTATTGGGGGGAGAGATGAATCGGCACGAACCCAGTATAAATGTTTCCTTTCGCAACTGCTATAGGTTGATATGCATCCCCAACTGGTATATCTGACCAATGAAAATGAACCCTtccaccgccaccaccaccCCCACCATTTGAACTTCCTTGTCCCCCAACAGCTGAAATGACAGAAGACTCGCCGAGGGATACCGTTTGCACAAAGAGAAGAATTGTTCCACCCGATCCACCTCCAGGACCAACATTCAACACTTTCGCATCTACTTGCCCTCCAACATCTCGCCCGAAGGTTTCTCCATCAGCTTTAAGGGACCCATTGAGAGATAAACTTACTACCGAGTGCTCTAGCGACCCCATCACTGTACAAGGATGCAGAGAATAAACGTTgggttcttgttcttttttgagAAAAAGAGTTAAATGCTATATTCTAGCCATTAGAACTGATTATCCATTCAAGgcatattataatttcatatttataaatgGAGAGTTCTATACTTACATTCATACCACATGTAGATACAACTTACACAGACAGGACAATTAAAACTCTTTATCAATGTCCAATAGTACAggtaactattttatttaagcatCAAATGTGAAGTAGATTATCTCGGATCTATCTAGAATTTCAACATGCCTCTAGAAGAACAGCAGGCTGAAGGCTGAAGACGAGCAGCTCAAGCCTATAtataacaatccaagcccaccgctagcagatattgtcctctttaagctttccctttcgggctttccctcacggtttttaaaacgctactgctagagagaggtttccacacccttataaagaatgttttgttctcctctccaacttatgcgggatctcacaaaccaccccctttcgggacccagcgtccttgctagcgctcgttcctttctccaatcgatgtaggacccccccgccaatccaccccctttgaggcccagtgtccttgctggcacactgcctcatgtccaccctcTTCGAGGCTCAGGCCGGCACAttacccggtgtctggctctaataccatttgtaacagtccaaacccactgctagcaaatattgttctctttagactttccctttcgggctttccatcaaggtttttaaaacgcgtctactag is a window from the Cucurbita pepo subsp. pepo cultivar mu-cu-16 chromosome LG07, ASM280686v2, whole genome shotgun sequence genome containing:
- the LOC111798882 gene encoding mitochondrial-processing peptidase subunit alpha-like, with the translated sequence MVVRYVSNLRVFARGRFGCNKNCLSNPTCRVIEVRTCQHTASQFPVLHSREFLNFGHICHLALNYQALCRDTVFDHHVQSCSFTNQVSNDLPALVLLPQKYKSSGGLFGWLLRDRSISSPLDFPLSDVNLPSPLPDYVEPTPESAIDSLSGTVLEKFVDHLALNTSSSYPLLNHFYLTFEVFLVRCQNQCTMGAIIVIKDGRTHFALAFELPGGWHKEKDAMASTVLQMLLGGGGSFSAGGPRKGMSSRLWRWRVFFSWWTWKGDELSVVITVLILMVELLG
- the LOC111798489 gene encoding uncharacterized protein LOC111798489, giving the protein MAQPPFYSFQAIFIGSFTFLTFSFCVELDFSDEFSIISYDGDLFHGDYAPPSPPPPAPFPHPPSFSCETDLNGFGSLNTICELNSSLTFRDDVYIEGNGSLYILPGVILSCPVLGCTIQINMTREFTLGPNSLIVAGALRIDAQNVSLVDGSMINVTALAGDPPAKTSGTPSGFQGAGGGHGGRGASCVTDNTKLPDDVWGGDTYAWSSLDEPWSFGSKGGTTSKGESYGGEGGGRIWLEIKGSIEVSGRLYADGGNGGIKGGGGSGGSIYIKAHRMTGSGRLSTIGGNGFAGGGGGRISLNVFSRHDNTEFFAHGGRSYGCSENAGAAGTYYDAVPRSLIVSNGNLSTQTDTLLLTFPKQPLWTNVYIQNHAKALVPLFWSRVQVQGQIHLSVGAVLSFGLAHYASSEFELIAEELLMSNSVIKIYGALRMFVKMHLMWNSKIHINGGDNDIVATSLLEASNLLVLRESSSIHSNANLGVHGQGYLNLTGPGNVIEAQRLILSLFFSIYVGPKSYLRGPLDDSNANKTRPQLYCELSDCPAELLHPPEDCNVNSTLPFTLQICRVEDLTVEGTVTGSVIHFHWVRDIFVYLSGAISASGLGCTDGVGRGRIFENGLGAGGGHGGKGGDGYYNGTFIDGGVAYGDPDLPCELGSGSGNGSLAGETAGGGIIVMGSLEHSVVSLSLNGSLKADGETFGRDVGGQVDAKVLNVGPGGGSGGTILLFVQTVSLGESSVISAVGGQGSSNGGGGGGGGRVHFHWSDIPVGDAYQPIAVAKGNIYTGGGVGSYHGSDGENGTITGKACPRGLYGIFCEECPLGTFKNATGSDRALCTKCPTHELPNRGIYVSVRGGVAERPCPYKCISDRYHMPQCYTALEELVYAFGGPWLFCLILVGLLILLALVLSVARMKYVGGEELPATVPVRQGSRIDYSFPFLESLNEVLETNRTEESKSHVHRMYFMGPNTFSEPWHLSHSPPEQVAEIVFEDAFNRFVDEINDLATYQWWEGSIYSILSILSYPLAWSWLQHCRKKKVQRLREYVRSEYDHSCLRSCRSRALYEGLKVTATPDLMLAYVDFFLGGDEKRVDLPRLQQRLPVSVIFGGDGSYMAPFTLHSDNILTSLMGQSIPPTIWYRLVAGLNAQLRLVRCGHLKKTFDHVVGWLETHANPTLCAYSVRVDLAWFQPTASGYCQFGLLLSALENDIVQPYAEGQRKLLLSERQSCSPRRMDKKPFDQLKITEQKMVQKRILGGIIQAKSLKALKEKRDISYPLSFTIYNTKPVGHQDLVGLVISMILLGDFSLVLLTLLQMYSISLLYFFLVLFVLPLGLLSPFPAGINALFSHGPRRSAGLARVYGLWNITSMINVVVAFVCGLINYLYRSNRKNPSFQTWNFSMDDSEWWMLPAGLALCKIIQARLVDWHVANQEIQDFSLYSNDPDAFWQT